From a single Elgaria multicarinata webbii isolate HBS135686 ecotype San Diego chromosome 18, rElgMul1.1.pri, whole genome shotgun sequence genomic region:
- the ISCU gene encoding iron-sulfur cluster assembly enzyme ISCU produces MAALRASGVRAAAAAALLRPGLGLQQAPLALGYHEKVVDHYENPRNVGSLDKSAKNVGTGLVGAPACGDVMKLQVEVDENGKIIDARFKTFGCGSAIASSSLATEWVKGKTVDEALKIRNTDIAKELCLPPVKLHCSMLAEDAIKAALADYKLKQGPLTSKAEKSASSA; encoded by the exons ATGGCGGCGCTGCGGGCAAGCGGCGTGCgagctgcggcggcggcggctcttctGAGGCCTGGCCTGGGCCTGCAGCAGGCTCCTCTCGCCCTGGGCTACCACGAGAAG GTTGTAGATCACTATGAGAACCCCAGGAATGTTGGTTCCCTGGATAAGAGTGCAAAGAACGTTGGGACTGGCCTTGTGGGTGCTCCAGCCTGTGGTGATGTCATGAAACTGCAA GTTGAAGTGGATGAAAACGGGAAAATCATTGATGCCAGGTTCAAAACGTTCGGCTGCGGGTCAGCAATCGCTTCAAGTTCCTTGGCTACTGAGTGGGTGAAGGGGAAGACA GTTGATGAAGCCTTGAAGATCAGAAACACAGACATCGCTAAAGAGCTCTGCCTTCCTCCAGTAAAATTGCACTGCTCCA TGCTGGCAGAAGATGCCATCAAAGCTGCCTTAGCAGATTACAAGTTGAAACAGGGACCGTTGACTTCCAAGGCAGAGAAAAGTGCTTCCAGCGCATAG
- the TMEM119 gene encoding transmembrane protein 119: MAAAATSLCLLVVLMAPLCPSRSLHHMALDDNGGSGDSEGASSVPPPASVTLGANPTSDDILVTSSNGTLTPFNILDGIMDFFQKYMLLIIVVGSLVFIFLFIVCTAVIVRQKHKASAYYPSSFPKKKYVDQNDKSGGAKAFSEVPEKPADTNREEPVDSTKQLQADILAAAQNLKSPTKAVTANGESTKIEDGPAKGEEEQGAKETSDESEKEEEGASKEPDRPQEEAEPSPETSAPHDSVNAEIKEDAPSTAEGQQVEETSPPPPEELKESPGTDPCPTQISGNEKEEPCPPPSPEACASGD, from the coding sequence ATGgccgctgctgccaccagccTCTGCCTGCTTGTTGTCCTGATGGCTCCGTTGTGCCCCTCCCGGTCTCTTCACCATATGGCGCTGGATGACAACGGCGGCAGTGGAGATAGTGAGGGGGCTTCCTCCGTCCCACCCCCCGCGAGCGTGACGTTGGGCGCGAACCCCACCTCGGACGACATCCTCGTGACTTCGTCGAACGGGACTTTGACCCCCTTCAACATCTTGGACGGGATCATGGACTTCTTCCAGAAGTACATGCTGTTGATCATCGTGGTGGGCTCCCTGGTCTTCATCTTCCTGTTCATCGTGTGCACGGCCGTCATTGTCCGGCAGAAGCACAAGGCCTCGGCCTACTACCCGTCGTCTTTCCCCAAGAAGAAGTACGTGGATCAGAACGACAAGTCGGGCGGAGCCAAGGCCTTCAGCGAGGTCCCCGAGAAGCCCGCCGATACCAACCGGGAAGAACCGGTCGATTCCACCAAACAGCTGCAGGCCGACATCTTAGCTGCTGCCCAGAACCTGAAGTCCCCAACCAAGGCCGTCACGGCAAACGGGGAGAGCACCAAAATAGAGGACGGGCCGGCCAAAGGCGAGGAGGAGCAGGGAGCGAAAGAGACCAGTGATGAGAgcgaaaaagaagaggaaggtgCTTCCAAAGAACCGGACCGTCCCCAGGAGGAGGCCGAGCCGTCCCCGGAAACGTCAGCGCCGCACGACTCGGTAAACGCCGAGATAAAAGAAGACGCTCCGTCGACCGCGGAGGGACAGCAGGTGGAGGAAACCAGCCCCCCTCCTCCAGAAGAGCTCAAGGAATCGCCAGGGACTGATCCTTGCCCCACACAGATCTCAGGGAACGAGAAGGAAGAACCGTGCCCCCCACCGTCCCCCGAAGCTTGTGCCTCGGGGGACTAA